The Desulfovibrio sp. Fe33 genome includes a window with the following:
- a CDS encoding FmdE family protein, with amino-acid sequence MKKINSIFATSFILLLLTSSPTLAAQLGLEWTPRMEAADTALKNAMETLAVQPDAPGFMVLTNAGYGQADGASTEPFLDVIAQATGRTPGTRTLLQVNTSCAEPLWFSVFRKDTMSAVFIKLGKDGFLSQQLNLAPDSLFRPEGWAGTGKGLIGSRLFSVASISLAWSADAPWPMLKGAELHDHFCPGLNAGFIAKAYLDRNLPLGPGDAYVFVGAPPICAMDALQSAFGATMGKHGSYSMQVPDKAAKLAADGVAPVLIAMRVNKKKDVCEGVFLGFDWAKSESFTGVTNADRSPSGGKSNPLFYISRVKMSWKLAQMDMNDKLNCIKDLGRFDGPAALAAKVTAAGADPYAAALAR; translated from the coding sequence ATGAAAAAAATCAATTCGATCTTCGCGACGTCGTTCATCCTGCTTCTGCTGACATCCTCCCCGACCCTGGCCGCCCAGCTCGGCCTTGAATGGACTCCGCGCATGGAAGCGGCCGACACTGCCCTGAAAAACGCCATGGAGACCCTTGCGGTCCAACCGGACGCGCCGGGGTTCATGGTCCTGACCAATGCGGGCTATGGACAGGCGGACGGAGCCTCGACCGAGCCGTTCCTGGACGTGATCGCGCAGGCGACCGGCAGGACGCCAGGCACCCGGACCCTGCTCCAGGTGAACACCTCTTGCGCCGAACCTCTCTGGTTCTCCGTTTTCCGCAAGGACACCATGTCCGCCGTGTTCATCAAGCTGGGCAAAGACGGATTTCTCAGCCAGCAGCTCAATCTGGCCCCGGACTCCCTGTTCCGGCCTGAAGGATGGGCCGGGACGGGCAAGGGACTGATCGGCAGCAGGCTGTTCTCGGTCGCTTCCATCTCCTTGGCCTGGTCGGCGGACGCCCCGTGGCCCATGCTCAAGGGCGCGGAGCTGCACGACCACTTCTGCCCCGGCCTGAACGCCGGATTCATCGCCAAGGCGTATCTCGACCGGAATCTGCCGCTCGGTCCCGGCGACGCCTATGTCTTCGTGGGCGCACCGCCCATCTGCGCCATGGACGCCCTGCAATCCGCCTTCGGAGCGACCATGGGCAAGCACGGCTCCTATTCCATGCAAGTCCCGGACAAGGCCGCGAAGTTGGCCGCTGACGGCGTGGCCCCGGTGCTTATCGCCATGCGCGTGAACAAAAAGAAGGACGTCTGCGAGGGGGTGTTCCTGGGTTTCGACTGGGCCAAATCCGAATCCTTCACCGGCGTGACGAACGCGGACCGCTCCCCTTCCGGCGGCAAGAGCAACCCGCTCTTCTACATCTCCCGCGTCAAGATGTCCTGGAAGCTGGCCCAGATGGACATGAACGACAAACTGAATTGCATCAAGGACCTCGGCCGCTTTGACGGCCCCGCCGCCCTGGCCGCCAAGGTCACTGCGGCTGGCGCCGACCCATATGCGGCGGCCTTGGCCCGATAA
- a CDS encoding ribonucleoside triphosphate reductase — MPSKILKRDGCIETWSTKRIGAAIFKALQGSGIKDPLLADRLAGKVEKKLKDVDIPEQEQVQDMVQEVLMEARLYKVAERYIIYREKRRELRSQNEAFLDIAGVTDSYLENLDWRVNENSNMTHSFQGLILHMAGSVQARYMLEKYPEEVRLAHTHGYFHIHDLSFGLAGYCSGWSLRDLLLEGFNLRDRCSSTPAKHFDAACGQMVNFLGTLQNEWAGAQAFNNVDTYLAPFIRNDGLDYHDVKQQIQKLLHNLNATSRWGGQSPFTNFTFDFVPPSHIAKEAVIIGGKLQDSTYGEYAEEMAMINRAFLEVMLEGDADGRIFSFPIPTYNVTKDFPWDSEEGKLLLKMTAKYGAPYFQNFINSDLNPEDVRSMCCRLQMDLREIRKKTGGLFGAGDLTGSVGVVTLNLPKLAYLAHNEEDFMDLVTEYARLASESLEFKRKVVQKNLDAGMFPFSRRYLKNGFKGHFSTIGLIGGHEACMNLLGKGLETRSGSQLMQRTLQLLRRLVVEFQEETGNLYNLEATPGEGTCYRLAKIDRELYSDIYTSGDETPYYTNSTLLPVGISSDVFFALEHQNGLQTLYNGGTVFHTFLGEAAPNEESVKNFLLKAMSKTKIPYISVTPTFSVCEDHGYLYGEHFHCPTCDKETEVYTRVVGYYRPVGRWNKGKQEEYKDRIEYSQKTFCQPA, encoded by the coding sequence ATGCCCAGCAAAATCCTCAAACGAGACGGATGCATCGAGACCTGGTCCACCAAACGGATCGGGGCCGCCATATTCAAGGCCCTTCAGGGGAGCGGCATCAAGGACCCGCTGCTCGCCGACCGGCTCGCCGGAAAGGTCGAAAAGAAACTCAAGGACGTGGACATTCCCGAACAGGAACAGGTTCAGGACATGGTCCAGGAAGTCCTCATGGAGGCGCGCCTGTACAAGGTGGCCGAGCGGTACATCATCTACCGCGAAAAACGGCGCGAACTGCGCTCCCAGAACGAGGCGTTCCTGGACATCGCCGGAGTGACCGACAGCTATCTGGAGAACCTCGACTGGCGGGTCAACGAGAACTCGAACATGACCCACTCCTTCCAGGGGCTCATCCTGCACATGGCTGGCTCCGTCCAGGCCCGCTACATGCTTGAAAAGTATCCGGAGGAAGTGCGCCTGGCGCACACCCACGGCTATTTCCATATCCACGACCTCTCCTTCGGCCTGGCCGGATACTGCTCCGGCTGGTCCCTGCGCGACCTCCTGCTCGAAGGATTCAACCTGCGCGACCGCTGCTCGTCCACTCCGGCCAAGCACTTCGACGCGGCCTGCGGCCAAATGGTCAACTTCCTCGGCACGCTCCAGAACGAATGGGCCGGAGCGCAGGCGTTCAACAACGTCGACACCTATCTCGCCCCGTTCATCCGCAACGACGGCCTGGACTATCATGACGTCAAGCAGCAGATCCAGAAGCTGCTCCACAACCTCAACGCCACTTCGCGCTGGGGCGGACAGTCGCCGTTCACCAACTTCACCTTCGACTTCGTGCCGCCCTCGCACATCGCCAAGGAAGCGGTCATCATCGGCGGCAAGCTGCAGGACTCCACCTACGGCGAATACGCCGAGGAAATGGCCATGATAAACCGGGCGTTCCTGGAGGTCATGCTCGAAGGCGACGCGGACGGCCGCATCTTCTCCTTCCCCATCCCCACGTACAACGTGACCAAGGACTTCCCCTGGGATTCCGAGGAAGGCAAGCTGCTGCTCAAGATGACCGCCAAATACGGCGCGCCCTACTTCCAGAACTTCATCAATTCGGACCTCAATCCCGAGGACGTGCGCTCCATGTGCTGCCGACTGCAAATGGACCTGCGCGAAATCCGCAAGAAGACCGGCGGCCTGTTCGGCGCGGGCGACCTGACCGGCTCCGTGGGCGTGGTCACCCTGAACCTGCCCAAGCTGGCCTACCTGGCCCACAACGAAGAGGACTTCATGGACCTGGTCACCGAGTACGCCCGACTGGCCTCGGAATCCCTGGAGTTCAAGCGCAAGGTGGTCCAGAAGAATCTGGACGCGGGCATGTTCCCGTTCTCCCGGCGCTACCTCAAGAACGGATTCAAGGGCCACTTCTCGACCATCGGTCTCATCGGCGGACACGAGGCGTGCATGAACCTGCTCGGCAAGGGCCTGGAAACCCGGTCCGGGTCCCAGCTCATGCAGCGGACGCTCCAGCTCCTGCGCCGGCTGGTTGTCGAATTCCAGGAAGAGACCGGCAATCTGTACAACCTTGAGGCCACCCCCGGCGAGGGTACCTGCTACCGGCTGGCCAAGATCGACCGCGAGCTCTACTCCGATATCTATACCTCCGGCGACGAGACCCCGTACTACACCAACTCCACCCTGCTGCCCGTGGGCATCAGCTCCGACGTCTTCTTCGCCCTGGAGCACCAGAACGGGTTGCAGACCCTGTACAACGGCGGCACGGTCTTCCACACCTTCCTGGGCGAGGCTGCCCCGAACGAGGAGAGCGTGAAGAACTTCCTGCTCAAGGCCATGAGCAAGACCAAGATCCCGTATATCTCGGTCACGCCGACCTTCTCCGTCTGCGAGGACCACGGCTACCTCTACGGCGAGCACTTCCACTGCCCGACCTGCGACAAGGAAACCGAGGTCTACACACGCGTGGTCGGCTACTACCGTCCCGTGGGCCGCTGGAACAAGGGCAAACAGGAAGAGTACAAGGACCGCATCGAATACTCCCAGAAAACCTTCTGCCAGCCCGCCTAA
- a CDS encoding methylenetetrahydrofolate reductase, protein MKIIDRIRNTDRFLSLEFFPPKEREQWPRFFGQVDRLAGLDPLFVSVTYGAGGTFQDNTLEIAADVHRRFGLETMAHLTCVGAKKKGIAEYLDRLRDAGINNILALRGDMPGGGGTDVWKEFRHASNLVEFVKEGWPEIGVATACYPDAHPESPSIDDDLRWTCHKFNAGSDFAVTQLFFDVRRYRDLVRRLESRGIRNPIVPGVLPVLNMQSLNRILALCGANIPLKLYLELQEANESGGDKAVRRKGIEIARRQIKELLELGAPGIHLYSLNNADVCLDILTDLPELDG, encoded by the coding sequence ATGAAGATCATCGACCGCATACGGAACACGGACCGCTTTCTCTCCCTCGAATTCTTCCCTCCCAAGGAACGGGAGCAATGGCCGCGTTTCTTCGGCCAGGTGGACCGGCTGGCCGGACTCGATCCCCTGTTCGTCTCGGTCACCTATGGAGCCGGGGGCACGTTCCAGGACAACACGCTTGAAATCGCCGCGGACGTGCACCGCCGTTTCGGCCTTGAGACCATGGCGCACCTGACCTGCGTCGGGGCGAAGAAAAAAGGCATAGCCGAATACCTCGATCGGCTGCGTGACGCGGGCATCAACAACATCCTGGCCCTGCGCGGCGACATGCCGGGCGGCGGCGGAACCGATGTTTGGAAAGAGTTCCGCCACGCCTCGAACCTGGTCGAATTCGTCAAGGAGGGATGGCCGGAAATCGGCGTGGCCACGGCGTGCTACCCCGACGCCCATCCGGAGTCCCCGTCCATCGACGACGACCTGCGCTGGACCTGCCACAAGTTCAACGCGGGATCGGACTTCGCCGTGACCCAGTTGTTTTTCGACGTGCGCCGGTACCGCGACCTGGTCCGCAGGCTGGAATCCAGGGGCATCCGCAACCCGATCGTTCCCGGCGTGCTGCCGGTGTTGAACATGCAGTCCCTCAACCGTATCCTCGCCCTGTGCGGGGCGAACATTCCGCTCAAGCTCTATCTCGAATTGCAGGAAGCCAACGAGAGCGGCGGAGACAAGGCCGTGCGCCGCAAGGGAATCGAAATCGCCCGGCGGCAGATCAAGGAGCTGCTGGAGCTTGGTGCCCCAGGCATTCATTTGTATTCATTGAATAATGCCGACGTATGCCTGGACATCCTGACGGATCTTCCGGAGCTCGATGGCTGA
- a CDS encoding Fur family transcriptional regulator yields MSISAEQVFQNYLGEAGLSMTPQRMAIVQTFLETGGHIPADRLCELVRAKSPEIGQATVYRTLKLLIESGLADTIESPDGGVLYERAYGRSHHDHLICLKCKRKVEIFDPVIEERQEEVARAHGFTLSRHRMYLYGLCPDCASGE; encoded by the coding sequence ATGTCGATATCCGCTGAACAGGTTTTTCAAAACTATCTTGGAGAGGCGGGGTTGAGCATGACCCCGCAGCGCATGGCCATTGTCCAGACCTTCCTGGAAACGGGAGGGCATATTCCCGCGGACCGCCTGTGCGAGCTTGTCCGGGCGAAGTCGCCGGAAATCGGGCAGGCCACCGTGTACCGCACTCTGAAATTGCTCATCGAGTCCGGGCTCGCCGACACCATCGAGAGCCCGGACGGCGGCGTTCTGTACGAACGCGCCTACGGACGCTCGCATCACGACCACCTCATCTGTCTCAAATGCAAGCGGAAGGTGGAGATTTTCGATCCGGTCATCGAGGAACGGCAGGAAGAGGTGGCCAGGGCGCACGGCTTCACCTTGAGCCGTCACAGGATGTATCTCTACGGCCTGTGCCCGGACTGCGCATCCGGCGAGTAG
- a CDS encoding Fur family transcriptional regulator produces MQEALNSFKKYLTLNNLKLTRQRLLIFRYFMSDIGQLNPEGLLKGVQGLDKTISRSTVYRTVKHLHNAGIARCIHRSDGVTCYEPMGDQSCRMICERCGKTVPVRNPYLECLQQETARQQGFTLFRYQNTLYGLCPDCAESMGQAAGPETNNENRRLKK; encoded by the coding sequence ATGCAGGAAGCGCTCAACTCGTTCAAAAAATACCTGACACTCAACAACCTCAAGCTGACCAGGCAAAGGTTGTTGATTTTCCGGTATTTCATGAGCGACATAGGACAGTTGAACCCCGAAGGGCTGCTCAAGGGGGTGCAGGGACTGGACAAGACCATCAGCCGGTCCACCGTGTACCGGACGGTCAAGCACCTCCACAACGCGGGCATTGCGCGGTGCATCCACCGCAGCGACGGCGTTACCTGCTACGAACCCATGGGAGACCAGTCATGCAGGATGATCTGCGAACGGTGCGGCAAGACCGTTCCGGTCCGGAATCCCTATCTAGAATGCCTGCAACAGGAGACGGCCCGCCAGCAGGGGTTCACCCTCTTCCGCTACCAGAACACCCTCTACGGACTGTGCCCGGACTGTGCCGAAAGCATGGGGCAAGCGGCGGGTCCGGAAACAAACAACGAAAACCGGAGGTTGAAGAAATGA
- a CDS encoding FeoA family protein translates to MAAGRTLKSLAEGEIALIVAVDAGVRARTRLESLGIIPGVEVDVLSNGFGPMLVSVGQSRVMVERGIAEKVVVA, encoded by the coding sequence ATGGCAGCAGGCAGAACGCTCAAGTCTTTGGCGGAAGGGGAAATCGCCTTGATCGTCGCCGTTGACGCCGGAGTCAGGGCGAGAACCAGGCTGGAGTCGCTGGGGATCATCCCCGGTGTGGAGGTCGACGTGCTCAGCAACGGGTTCGGCCCCATGCTCGTGAGCGTGGGCCAGAGCCGCGTCATGGTGGAGCGGGGCATTGCCGAGAAGGTGGTCGTCGCCTGA
- a CDS encoding FeoA family protein — MTLDELTPGTACTMADLTADGSLGQRLMDLGFYPGARIEIVRNAPLVDPVELRLDGYHVSIRHSEAKHIEVKL; from the coding sequence ATGACATTGGATGAACTCACGCCCGGGACGGCCTGCACCATGGCCGACCTGACGGCGGACGGCTCGCTCGGACAGCGGTTGATGGATCTGGGGTTCTATCCCGGCGCGCGGATCGAAATAGTCCGCAACGCGCCGCTGGTGGACCCCGTGGAGCTGAGGCTCGACGGCTACCATGTCTCCATACGGCACAGCGAGGCCAAGCATATCGAGGTAAAGCTGTAA
- the feoB gene encoding ferrous iron transport protein B, producing the protein MGSRNLLVALSGQPNCGKSTVFNLLTGARQHVANYPGVTVEKKTGVYTAGGGRVELVDLPGTYSLTSYSLEERVARDFLLGDNPDVVIDVADASNLKRNLYLLVQLLEMEAPVILNLNMMDVAERRGQTIYVDRLQEILGVPVVPTKAKKGEGREALREAVESLAAAPSRENGFRIDYGPMEPYIVELEEMLRADSVLSIRYPVRWFAIKLLENDEGAAEMLAHTHPDAERVMALVGACRDRFREESANAAERHVAFTRHGLCARIAGETVSIPADGRRSMSDLADRYVCNRFLGPLILVAILMVLYQVAIVFGNWLALQVWPLWGAVENFAADVLPAAGFIDDPLLRALGLWVVKSTTAILNYLPIFLLLFALIAVLEDSGYMPRMAFILDRLFRRFGLHGQSTLPMILGGVYVGGCAIPGVMATKAIPDERARLATIMIVPMMNCLAKVPLYLILIGAYFADTGGLAMFFIATVTLFMALPVAKLLTMTVLKKQPSAPFIMEMPPYHLPTVTGVLRRAFERVWLFLKKIVTVVAAVAVVVFALINYPGLTESRRAYYQSQEDEAVSAFMAEVGKTGYQGRIAAGDVLPIILFDESLKRAKQGITDQAESDVVNGRFEAENPVYYAVVKRVGKDGKALNKALKKVDRVRKTVRREARAERFETSFLGIMGRALEPVTQWAGFNWRINIALLSAFAAKENSAATLGSIYGIDGGQTVQESMKAGEAGFTALHALALMLFMALYPPCVPTSIMVRHQSNSTKWMLFSIAYQTLLGLFVASLVFTGGKALGLSGFQTMWAFYGLCVAATLVMALIPTPEEKEVAPLINASCKENCS; encoded by the coding sequence ATGGGATCGCGGAATTTGCTGGTCGCCCTGTCGGGGCAGCCCAATTGCGGTAAATCGACGGTCTTCAACCTGCTCACCGGGGCGCGGCAGCATGTCGCCAATTACCCCGGCGTGACCGTGGAGAAGAAGACCGGCGTCTATACTGCCGGAGGCGGCCGTGTGGAGCTGGTGGACCTTCCGGGCACCTACAGCCTGACGTCGTATTCCCTTGAGGAGCGCGTGGCCCGCGATTTCCTGCTCGGGGACAATCCGGACGTGGTCATAGACGTGGCCGACGCCTCGAATCTCAAACGAAACCTGTATCTCCTCGTTCAGTTGCTGGAGATGGAGGCTCCCGTCATCCTCAATCTCAATATGATGGATGTGGCCGAACGGCGCGGACAGACGATCTACGTCGACAGGTTGCAGGAGATTCTCGGTGTCCCGGTGGTCCCCACCAAAGCCAAGAAGGGGGAAGGGCGGGAGGCCTTGCGGGAAGCGGTCGAGTCCCTGGCCGCCGCACCGTCGCGCGAGAATGGTTTTCGCATCGACTACGGGCCCATGGAGCCGTATATCGTCGAGCTGGAAGAAATGTTGCGCGCCGATTCGGTGCTCAGCATTCGCTACCCGGTCCGTTGGTTCGCCATCAAGCTGCTGGAGAACGACGAAGGGGCGGCGGAGATGCTCGCCCACACGCATCCCGACGCCGAACGGGTCATGGCGCTGGTCGGCGCTTGCCGGGACCGGTTCCGCGAGGAGAGCGCCAACGCCGCAGAGCGGCATGTCGCCTTCACCCGGCATGGCCTGTGCGCCCGCATAGCCGGTGAAACCGTGTCCATCCCGGCCGACGGCAGGCGGTCCATGTCCGACCTCGCGGACAGGTATGTCTGCAACCGTTTTCTCGGACCGCTCATTCTGGTGGCCATTCTCATGGTCCTCTATCAGGTGGCCATTGTCTTCGGGAACTGGCTGGCCCTTCAGGTCTGGCCCCTGTGGGGCGCGGTGGAGAACTTCGCGGCGGACGTCCTGCCCGCGGCCGGGTTCATCGACGATCCGCTCCTGCGCGCGCTGGGCCTGTGGGTGGTCAAATCCACCACGGCCATCCTCAATTATCTGCCCATCTTCCTGCTGCTGTTCGCCCTCATCGCCGTCCTGGAGGACAGCGGGTACATGCCGCGCATGGCCTTCATCCTCGACCGGCTCTTCCGCCGCTTCGGGCTGCACGGCCAATCCACGCTGCCCATGATTCTCGGCGGCGTGTACGTGGGCGGCTGCGCCATCCCCGGCGTCATGGCCACCAAGGCCATCCCGGACGAGAGGGCGCGCCTGGCCACGATCATGATCGTGCCCATGATGAACTGCCTGGCCAAGGTGCCGCTGTATCTCATTCTCATAGGCGCGTACTTCGCGGATACCGGCGGCTTGGCCATGTTCTTCATCGCCACGGTGACGTTGTTCATGGCCCTGCCCGTGGCCAAGCTGCTGACCATGACCGTGCTCAAGAAGCAGCCGAGCGCGCCGTTCATCATGGAGATGCCCCCGTATCATCTGCCCACCGTCACCGGCGTGCTGCGTCGGGCCTTCGAGCGCGTCTGGCTCTTCCTCAAGAAGATCGTCACCGTGGTCGCGGCCGTGGCCGTGGTGGTCTTCGCGCTCATCAACTATCCCGGCCTGACCGAAAGCCGCCGCGCATACTATCAGTCGCAGGAAGACGAGGCCGTGAGCGCCTTCATGGCCGAGGTGGGCAAGACCGGATACCAGGGGCGGATCGCAGCGGGCGACGTGCTGCCCATCATCCTCTTCGACGAATCCCTCAAACGCGCCAAGCAGGGCATAACGGATCAAGCGGAATCCGATGTCGTCAACGGGCGGTTCGAGGCCGAAAATCCCGTCTACTACGCCGTGGTCAAACGCGTGGGCAAGGACGGCAAAGCCCTGAACAAGGCGCTCAAGAAGGTCGACCGGGTGCGCAAGACGGTGCGCCGCGAGGCCCGCGCCGAACGGTTCGAGACCAGCTTCCTCGGCATCATGGGGAGGGCGCTTGAACCCGTCACCCAGTGGGCCGGGTTCAACTGGCGCATCAACATCGCGCTGCTCTCGGCCTTTGCGGCCAAGGAGAACTCCGCGGCCACCCTCGGCTCCATCTACGGCATCGACGGCGGCCAGACAGTGCAGGAATCCATGAAAGCGGGCGAGGCCGGGTTCACGGCCCTCCACGCCCTGGCGCTGATGCTCTTCATGGCCCTGTATCCGCCCTGCGTGCCTACTTCGATCATGGTTCGCCACCAGTCGAATTCCACCAAATGGATGCTCTTCTCCATCGCCTATCAGACCTTGCTCGGCCTGTTCGTGGCCAGCCTGGTCTTTACCGGCGGCAAGGCCTTGGGGTTGAGCGGGTTCCAGACCATGTGGGCCTTCTACGGCCTGTGCGTGGCCGCGACCCTGGTCATGGCCCTGATTCCCACTCCCGAGGAAAAGGAAGTGGCCCCTCTCATCAACGCATCGTGCAAGGAAAATTGCTCTTAA
- a CDS encoding DUF4198 domain-containing protein: MKKRFIPLLAALSVLMITGTALAHFMVVYTPEIALDAGQDVDMRIVFTHPAEAGHTMDMGGVEEFYVLKQRGDAAPKKVDLMPYVKEITWKNPESSNKAFSALVPKKEMRSMGDYVFVMKPGYYFEEEEGVYMQQIAKLVMNVGGIPGNWAEPVGLPCEIVPLIKPYAVWTGNVFKAQVLSNGKPVAGAEVEVEYMSHMPDLKANAMPAGASVKYPHDSFVTQTIFTDAGGYITFGIPKAGWWGFAALGVGPDTEHNGKELSQDAVIWVKAEDMK; this comes from the coding sequence ATGAAAAAACGTTTCATTCCCCTGCTGGCCGCCCTGAGCGTGCTGATGATCACCGGCACCGCCCTGGCTCATTTCATGGTTGTGTATACCCCTGAAATAGCACTCGACGCGGGGCAGGACGTGGATATGCGCATCGTCTTCACCCATCCGGCCGAGGCCGGTCACACCATGGACATGGGCGGCGTGGAGGAATTCTACGTTCTCAAGCAACGCGGCGACGCTGCCCCCAAGAAGGTGGACCTGATGCCGTACGTCAAGGAAATCACCTGGAAGAACCCCGAGTCCTCCAACAAGGCCTTTTCCGCGCTCGTTCCCAAAAAGGAAATGCGCTCCATGGGTGATTACGTTTTCGTCATGAAGCCGGGATATTATTTCGAGGAGGAAGAGGGCGTCTACATGCAGCAGATCGCCAAGCTGGTCATGAACGTGGGCGGCATCCCCGGCAATTGGGCCGAGCCTGTCGGTCTGCCCTGCGAGATCGTCCCCCTCATCAAACCTTACGCCGTGTGGACCGGAAACGTTTTCAAGGCTCAGGTCCTGTCCAACGGCAAGCCCGTCGCGGGCGCAGAGGTTGAAGTCGAGTACATGAGCCACATGCCCGACCTGAAGGCCAACGCCATGCCCGCCGGGGCCTCAGTGAAGTACCCCCACGACAGCTTCGTCACCCAGACCATATTCACCGACGCAGGCGGCTACATTACCTTCGGCATTCCCAAGGCCGGATGGTGGGGTTTCGCAGCCCTGGGCGTGGGACCGGACACCGAGCACAACGGCAAGGAACTCAGCCAGGACGCCGTGATTTGGGTCAAGGCCGAGGATATGAAGTAA
- a CDS encoding FeoB-associated Cys-rich membrane protein gives MDTVIAVIIIAAAGLFVLVKVRNQLRAKGGCGCGCSGDCAARRDAGSCCGDDDPGPRDQ, from the coding sequence ATGGATACCGTCATTGCCGTCATCATCATAGCCGCCGCAGGGCTTTTCGTCCTCGTGAAGGTGCGCAATCAGCTCAGGGCCAAGGGCGGTTGCGGCTGCGGCTGCTCCGGCGATTGCGCCGCCAGGCGGGACGCCGGTTCCTGCTGCGGGGATGATGACCCGGGTCCTCGCGATCAATAG
- a CDS encoding flavodoxin, which produces MSKVLIVYGSTTGNTESVSDAIGKFLEKNGLNVEIRNAADVVVENMADGFDAVFLGSSTWGDDEIELQDDFVQVYDNLDKAGLGGRKVAVFGCGDSSYEHFCGAVDALEERVEALGADIVGDPLKIDGDPDLNEATAWAETILGKL; this is translated from the coding sequence ATGAGCAAGGTTTTGATCGTTTACGGCTCCACCACCGGCAATACCGAGAGCGTCTCCGACGCCATCGGCAAATTTCTCGAAAAGAACGGCCTGAACGTGGAGATTCGGAACGCCGCCGATGTGGTGGTGGAGAATATGGCCGACGGGTTCGACGCCGTTTTTCTCGGTTCATCGACCTGGGGGGACGACGAGATCGAGTTGCAGGACGATTTCGTGCAGGTCTACGACAATCTCGACAAGGCCGGGCTGGGAGGCCGGAAAGTCGCGGTGTTCGGCTGCGGCGATTCCTCCTACGAGCACTTCTGCGGCGCGGTTGACGCCCTTGAGGAAAGGGTCGAGGCGCTTGGCGCCGACATTGTCGGCGACCCCCTGAAAATTGATGGCGATCCCGATTTGAACGAAGCCACGGCCTGGGCCGAAACCATCCTGGGCAAACTGTAG
- a CDS encoding DUF169 domain-containing protein — MSLQSVLDGTAAFLEHLGLNEEPFGIHYTDTKPENAYGPKKGTPISRELEDKGEVDFQALMSTFSCVMGNIWLARKKHGAAFISPEEYGCMGGAYYCSMMKPHLRFIEHYVSTGYDGSPVHGERYMPNPDAMRAFMLKVNPREAPAKYCVFKPLSQFTDDDQPEFVIFFARPEVLTGLFTHTVFTTGDMECVVSPFGAGCTNMVGWPLYYKEQGLEKAVMGGLDPSARKFMKTDEMTFTVSLELYEKMLAALPESMFSVDGAWRQVRKKVERSAKTWGETE, encoded by the coding sequence ATGTCCCTGCAATCCGTACTGGACGGCACCGCCGCTTTTCTGGAGCATCTCGGCCTGAACGAAGAGCCGTTCGGCATCCATTACACCGACACCAAACCGGAAAACGCATACGGCCCCAAAAAGGGAACCCCCATTTCACGCGAGCTGGAGGACAAAGGCGAAGTGGATTTCCAGGCGCTCATGAGCACTTTTTCCTGCGTCATGGGCAACATATGGCTGGCCCGGAAAAAGCACGGGGCGGCGTTCATCTCCCCGGAGGAATACGGTTGCATGGGCGGAGCGTACTACTGTTCGATGATGAAGCCGCATCTCAGGTTCATCGAACATTACGTGTCCACCGGATACGACGGCTCACCAGTGCACGGCGAGCGGTACATGCCCAATCCCGACGCCATGCGGGCATTCATGCTCAAGGTGAATCCCCGCGAGGCCCCGGCCAAATATTGCGTGTTCAAGCCGCTGTCGCAGTTCACCGATGACGATCAACCGGAATTCGTCATCTTCTTCGCCCGGCCCGAGGTTTTGACCGGGCTGTTCACTCACACGGTCTTCACCACAGGCGACATGGAATGCGTGGTCTCCCCCTTCGGAGCGGGCTGCACCAACATGGTAGGCTGGCCGCTCTACTACAAGGAGCAGGGCCTGGAAAAAGCCGTCATGGGCGGCCTGGACCCGTCGGCCAGAAAATTCATGAAGACCGACGAGATGACCTTCACGGTTTCCCTGGAGCTGTACGAGAAAATGCTGGCCGCCCTGCCCGAGTCCATGTTCTCCGTGGACGGCGCCTGGAGACAGGTCCGCAAAAAGGTTGAACGGAGCGCAAAGACCTGGGGCGAAACCGAATAG